Genomic DNA from Candidatus Koribacter versatilis Ellin345:
GCGCGGCCAGCGATGTTGTGGACAAGGTGTTGCTCCTGGAACTTGGCGCCGATGACTATGTGACGAAGCCATTCAGCCCGCGCGAACTGTTGGCCCGCGTGCGAACGGCGTTGCGGCGACTGATACCCAGTATCGACAAGCAGGAAGTCTATAACTTCGACGAGATCCAGGTGGACTTCGGGAAAATGGAGCTGCTGCGTTCCGGGCAACCGGTCGCTCTGACTCCGCAGGAATTCAAAATGCTGCGGTTCTTTCTGAACAATAAAGACCGCGTGGTTTCGAGAAACGAGCTTCTGAACGAAGTTTGGGGATACCATAGTTATCCGACGACCCGCACTGTGGACACGCACATTTTGCGGCTACGCCAGAAGTTGGAACGGGATCCCGCGGACCCCATTCACTTCCGTACCGTCCACGGCACGGGCTATAAGTTCGTAGAATAAGGCTGCGTGGGGGAGCGCAAGCGCATGGGTGGGGTTCGGCTGCGGACCAAGTTCCTGATCGCCATGCTGCTCACATCCGCGGGCCTCACCATTGGCACTCTGCTGGTGGTGCAACACACGGTTGCGGTGCGAGCACGGGAAGGCATCGTCGCCGACCTCCAGAACTCCGTAGAGAACTTTCGCGCGGAACAACTAGAGCGCGAGAAGAACCTGCGCGCTTCCGCGCGACTCCTCGCCGATCTCCCGATCGTGAAAGCCCTGATGACGTCGCGCCACGCGCCCACCATTCAGGATGCTTCCGAGGAACTTTTTAAGCTTTCCGAGCGAGACCTTTTCGCCCTGGTTGATCCAACTGGCCAGGTTGTCGGCTTCCACACCAACCCTGCCGGAGTGCCGTCGGCGCCGATCCAGCACGTGCTCTCGCAACGCGCACCCACTGCAAATTCGTTCGAATGGTGGTACACCGGCGGACACTTATACGAGGTGTATCTCGAGCCGATCTATTTCGGTCCGAGCAGCAACGACACGCTGCTGGGTGTCATCGCAGTTGGATACGAAATCAATGGTCCACTGGCGCGCCAGGTCGGAAGGCTGGCTGACAGTGAAGTCGCCGTGCTTTATCGCGGAAATGTCGTCGCAAGCACGCTGAACGACCGGCCGTCGCTCGAGTTCCTGCAGCATACGGGATCGAGCAATTCCTCGCCTGCAGATGTCCTGCTGGGACAGAAGAAGTTCGTCGCTACTTCTATCCTCCTCAGCGCTGACGATTCCACGCCAGTGACGATGGTCGTGATGAAGTCCTATGACAACGCCATCTCCTTCCTGCAGCGTTTGCAGCGATTGCTTCTTGTAATTGGGATTGCCGCGGTACTTGCGGGCAGCATCCTTGTTTACTTCATCGCGCGAACCTTCACCCGTCCGCTCGAAACCCTTGCAGTAGGCGTGAGCGCTCTCGGCACCGGCGACTTCGCGTTCCCTCTGCCGGGAGGTGGTGGCGGAGAAGTGGTGAAGTTGACGCAGGCCTTCGTGGATATGCGTGACCGCCTTCGCGCGACGCAACAGAGCTTGATTGAGAGCGAGCGACTGGCGACGATCGGACGCATGGCTGGTTCGATCTCGCACGACCTGCGCCATCCGCTGACTGCCGTGCTCGCGAATGCGGAATTCCTCGCCGAAGCTAATCTCAACACGACACAACGCGAAGAGCTGTACATGGAAATCAGGGTGGCGGTGAATCGCCTGACGGATCTTGTTGACTCTCTGCTTGAACTGTCGCGTCCGGCGCAAGCGCTAACGCTCACTGAGGGACCGATCGAAGGCAGCATTTTGCGCTCGATCGAACTCATTCGGGCTCATCCCGAGTTCCATAAGGTGAGTATCGAAGTCGAGGGCGCAGCGGGAGTGGACACGCGGGTGGACGGGAGAAAGATGGAGCGCGTCTTCTACAACCTCCTGTTGAACGCATGCCAAGCGGTGCAGAGTCGCGCGGGCAAGGTCGTCATCAGCGTCACGGAGAGCTCCGCGGGAGTTGAAATCCGGGTTCGTGACAATGGACCGGGAGTGGAACCGTCGATCGCGACAAAGTTGTTTCAGCCATTCGTGAGCGTCGGCAAAGAAAACGGTACCGGACTCGGGCTGACGATCGCGCAGAAGATCGTGCAGGACCACGGCGGCTCGCTCGAAGTGGAGTGGTCGTCGCCGGGCAACACCGTGATGCGGATCGTCCTGCCGCAACCAACGCGATCAGACCGATGGCGCGCGCCCCTCGCTAAGAGTTCTTTGTAAGCCCCAAGCCCGGGCCGTTCGGCAGCACCAGCTTTCCTTTTTCAACTTTGACGCCTGTGAACGGATCGTTGGCAATGAGCAAATTGCCATCTAGATCGGCGTAGTCCACGAGTGGCGAGAGGTGAGCAGCCGCGGTCACGCTGACGGAAGTGGAAACCATGCAGCCGAGCATCGTCTTCATGCCAAGCGCTTTCGCAACGTTGATCATCTTTAGCGACTGCTGGATGCCGCCACATTTATCGAGTTTCACGTTGATGCCGTCATAAGCGTTCATCAGCCCGGGAATTGCATGCGCGTTCACGGCGGCTTCATCGGCAAGAATGGGAAGATGTACCTTGCTGCGTACCCAGCGCGTCTCTTCGATCATGTGCGCCGGCATAGGCTGCTCCACGAACTCGACACCTTGCGATTCGAGCCAGTTGATTTTGCGAACAGCTTCTTCCTTATCTGTCCAACCTTCGTTGGCATCTACGCGCAGCGGCTTCTTCGTGACACTCCGAACAGCTTCGACGGTGGCCTCGTCGGTTTTGAGGCCAACTTTGATTTTGAGGACCGGGAATTCCTCGGCCTCGCGCACCTTCTGCCGCGTAATTTCAGGAGTGTCGATTCCAATGGAAAACGTCGTGACCGGCGCGTCAGCGGCATCAAGGCCGAGCATGCGATAGATCGGCGCATTGAGGCGCTTGCCCGCCCAATCCATCAGGGCAATATCGATGGCAGCCTTCGCAGCGAAATTACCCTCCATCTTCTGCGCCAGTTCAGCCATGACTTTCTCGAAATGCCACGGATCGACGGCGTTCAGAAAGGCCATCTGCGACTCGAGGGCTTTTTGGCCAGTGGCCGCGTCCTCGCGGTATCGAACGATCGGCGCACCCTCGCCGTAGCCGACAACACCGTCGCTCGTAAAGCGGGCGTGAAGCGTGTCACGATATTCGCTGCTGGACATCGTGGTCGTCCAGGTATGGCGCAGCTTCAGCCGCTCAACACTGGTGTGCCAGTGACCGTCCGTAGATTGCGATGCCTGGGCAAGCGCAGAATTGCTCAGCAGAAGCGCTGCTCCCGCGGCGGTTGAGAGTTGCAAGAGTTCCCTACGGTTCATTTCACTCTCCTTGAGGCAACGAGCAAGTGCGTCCAGGGCTCTTCATCAATTTGGCTGATCTGCACGACGGGATGCGTATTGGTCGTGTCGTGGATGAATTCGCCATTGCCGATGTACATTCCCGTGTGGGTGATCTTCTGCGGCGAAGAACCGAAGAACAGAAGGTCCCCAGCCTGAAGATCTTTGCGATCTACGGGCATAACGCCGGTCCATGACGCTTGTACATCCGCGTCGCGCGGCATGTAGATCCCACGACTGCGCACGAGCATCTGTGTGAAGCCTGAGCAGTCATAGCCGAAACTCGAACGTCCGCCCCATAGGTACGGAATGCCCAGGAATCGCTTCGCAAGCTCGATCGACTCGGGGATGGTCAGGATCTTCGGATTCGCGCTGACATCGCCGGACTGTATCCAGCCCGTCTGCTTATCGGGCAAGCGGATTTGCAGCCAGCGTCCGTTGTCATTGCTGCCGTGACCGATGAGTTCGACCCGGCTCTCGAAGGGGAGAGTGACGATCGGCGCATGGGCGGTAACATCGGTTTCGCGATAGACGTTCGCGAAAAGACTCGTAACCTGAACGGTATCGCCGGTCGTCGCGTACGAACTATTTTTCGCATCGCGAAGGGCCCTCTTCTCGATCCATCCAGTGTACTGATCGGAAGTTTGGGCCTTAACCCACTTCCCTTTCTTCTGGAGAGTCACGACATTGCTGCCAAGAATGGCCTGGGAGACCACGTCCGAAGAAGCACTCGGTGAGGAATACATATTCGCTACCGGGACGACTACCACTCGGTCTGGAGCGGGACCTCCGCCCAGAGCGAACGCGCTCAGTGCCAGGACAAATGAGGTAAGAAGCTTACAATTGCGGGTATCCATTACACCTCCGGGTACCTGCTGCGAAAAAGTGATGTCGTGTGGCCCCTAGGAGCAGGATTTTATAGACCTCACGACGGTTCCGTGTGCATAATGCTCTGAAACATTCGTTTCTTTTTGGGAGAGGACAGGCATGAAGAGCGCCGCGAAAGTTGTCGTCGTTCCCGACCATACGTTGAGCTTCGCCGAACGCATGGAACGCCTGAGTAAAAAGCGCAGCGAACTGATCCGCCCGGTGCAGGAACGCCCGCGGGACTACGTACTCTTGAGCATCCGCGATGTGGCAGCGAAGCTGGGCACTGACCCAGCGACCGTGCTGCGCACCGTCCGTGGACTCGGCTTTGAGAGCTACCGCGAATTCAAGGCCTACCTCCACCAGCTTTCGATCGCGAGCGCGACCTCTTTGGACGGCATGCAGGCGGTGAGTAAGCCGAATTCCAGCCTGCTTTCGCAAGGCGCACGTGCGCTCGACCAGGACTTGCAGAACCTGCAGGCATTGCGCAATACGCTCGACATGAATCGCATCGTCGCAATTGCGCGTCGCGTTTATGCAGCGCGCAAAATCCTTGTCCTTGGTGGCGACCTTGCGGCGAGTCTGGCGGAGTACCTCGAGTACAACCTCACGCTGCTTGGCTTCACCGTGGTAGCAGGCATCACCCCTGGCAAGACCATCAACGCGGTCCGCAGTTTCGATCGTCATGATCTGGTGTTCGCCATCAGTTTCCGCCGTGGGTTGCGCCAGACGGTGGAAGGCATGAAGCAGGCGAGGGCCAATGGGGCGTACTGCGTAGGTATCACGGACAGCTTTGTTTCGCCGATCTGCCGCTTCTCGGACGAGTGTTTGCTCGCCTCGATTGAATCTCATCTTGGCACGTCGTATGCCGCACCGATGAGCCTGTTTAATGTCATGCTGACGATCTGCGCCCATTATCGCGAAGCCCGCACCATGAAAACCCTCAAGAAACTCGACCAGGAACAACGCCACGGTTACCGCTGGTATCCCGTCTGAAATGTTTCCGGCTTTGGCCCCATGAACGAGAATACGACAGGCGCATGAATTCTTCTACAAAATTGAAACATTTGTTGCGTTTCCAAAAAATTAGGTCGATCGACCCGGCTGGGATTGGTCCCGGAGTGTCGAAACTCAACCTCATCCGCGACGACTTTCCCGCCAACCTGCCGCCAGCAGGATCTTCCACGCCCTTGAACCTCTGCTGTTAGTTCTTCCAGTACCCGCAATTACTCTCCCGACATAGCGTTTGTCCCACAATAAAGCCAGCTTTCGGCATGCCGCGGGAGTGTGCACGGACGGTCTGACATCCCGCCTTTAGGCGCCAAAGGGGACGCGATGGGCCTTCTCTCTAAGTTCAAAATTCGTCGCAAGCTGCTGATCGCGCTCTTGCCGCTGGTCGTGATGGCAATCATCGCGGTGGCGTATTCCAGTCTCCAGCTACGACAGGTTGACAGCAGGTACAGCGAATTAGTGACAAAGGATGTGCACACCCTGCAAAACCTGATCGATGCCCGAGCCTTGTGCACGCGTTTTTGGTTGTTGCTGTATGAACAAATTGCGGCTGAGAACTCGACCGCAACGCTCGCTGAAGACGCAGAGTTCGACAAACTCGCGAACCAGG
This window encodes:
- a CDS encoding response regulator transcription factor, with the protein product MDRILVIEDDATVQKALRRTFESAGFEVVVAPDGATAVQTFQATSPRAVLLDLRLPGKSGQDICREIRGFSPNVPILVLSAASDVVDKVLLLELGADDYVTKPFSPRELLARVRTALRRLIPSIDKQEVYNFDEIQVDFGKMELLRSGQPVALTPQEFKMLRFFLNNKDRVVSRNELLNEVWGYHSYPTTRTVDTHILRLRQKLERDPADPIHFRTVHGTGYKFVE
- a CDS encoding sensor histidine kinase → MGGVRLRTKFLIAMLLTSAGLTIGTLLVVQHTVAVRAREGIVADLQNSVENFRAEQLEREKNLRASARLLADLPIVKALMTSRHAPTIQDASEELFKLSERDLFALVDPTGQVVGFHTNPAGVPSAPIQHVLSQRAPTANSFEWWYTGGHLYEVYLEPIYFGPSSNDTLLGVIAVGYEINGPLARQVGRLADSEVAVLYRGNVVASTLNDRPSLEFLQHTGSSNSSPADVLLGQKKFVATSILLSADDSTPVTMVVMKSYDNAISFLQRLQRLLLVIGIAAVLAGSILVYFIARTFTRPLETLAVGVSALGTGDFAFPLPGGGGGEVVKLTQAFVDMRDRLRATQQSLIESERLATIGRMAGSISHDLRHPLTAVLANAEFLAEANLNTTQREELYMEIRVAVNRLTDLVDSLLELSRPAQALTLTEGPIEGSILRSIELIRAHPEFHKVSIEVEGAAGVDTRVDGRKMERVFYNLLLNACQAVQSRAGKVVISVTESSAGVEIRVRDNGPGVEPSIATKLFQPFVSVGKENGTGLGLTIAQKIVQDHGGSLEVEWSSPGNTVMRIVLPQPTRSDRWRAPLAKSSL
- a CDS encoding dipeptide epimerase gives rise to the protein MNRRELLQLSTAAGAALLLSNSALAQASQSTDGHWHTSVERLKLRHTWTTTMSSSEYRDTLHARFTSDGVVGYGEGAPIVRYREDAATGQKALESQMAFLNAVDPWHFEKVMAELAQKMEGNFAAKAAIDIALMDWAGKRLNAPIYRMLGLDAADAPVTTFSIGIDTPEITRQKVREAEEFPVLKIKVGLKTDEATVEAVRSVTKKPLRVDANEGWTDKEEAVRKINWLESQGVEFVEQPMPAHMIEETRWVRSKVHLPILADEAAVNAHAIPGLMNAYDGINVKLDKCGGIQQSLKMINVAKALGMKTMLGCMVSTSVSVTAAAHLSPLVDYADLDGNLLIANDPFTGVKVEKGKLVLPNGPGLGLTKNS
- a CDS encoding C40 family peptidase; its protein translation is MDTRNCKLLTSFVLALSAFALGGGPAPDRVVVVPVANMYSSPSASSDVVSQAILGSNVVTLQKKGKWVKAQTSDQYTGWIEKRALRDAKNSSYATTGDTVQVTSLFANVYRETDVTAHAPIVTLPFESRVELIGHGSNDNGRWLQIRLPDKQTGWIQSGDVSANPKILTIPESIELAKRFLGIPYLWGGRSSFGYDCSGFTQMLVRSRGIYMPRDADVQASWTGVMPVDRKDLQAGDLLFFGSSPQKITHTGMYIGNGEFIHDTTNTHPVVQISQIDEEPWTHLLVASRRVK
- a CDS encoding MurR/RpiR family transcriptional regulator; this translates as MKSAAKVVVVPDHTLSFAERMERLSKKRSELIRPVQERPRDYVLLSIRDVAAKLGTDPATVLRTVRGLGFESYREFKAYLHQLSIASATSLDGMQAVSKPNSSLLSQGARALDQDLQNLQALRNTLDMNRIVAIARRVYAARKILVLGGDLAASLAEYLEYNLTLLGFTVVAGITPGKTINAVRSFDRHDLVFAISFRRGLRQTVEGMKQARANGAYCVGITDSFVSPICRFSDECLLASIESHLGTSYAAPMSLFNVMLTICAHYREARTMKTLKKLDQEQRHGYRWYPV